In the Populus trichocarpa isolate Nisqually-1 chromosome 1, P.trichocarpa_v4.1, whole genome shotgun sequence genome, one interval contains:
- the LOC18095679 gene encoding G-type lectin S-receptor-like serine/threonine-protein kinase At4g27290, translating into MEIAMRTGLINSFTSITMLLVCIFLLFLSLAFATQDNITSNESIKDGESPLVSAGGTFELGFFSPGNSMNRFLGVWYKNELSTHKEVIWVANREIPLKDRSGFLNFTQQGVLLLFNGNNERIWSSNKTTNVESPVMQLLDSGNLVVIDGKDNNFILWQSFEYPCDTFLPGMMIGGNSQTGVDRNLISWKSADDPGPGQFSFGIDRQGFPQLVIRNGTLKHCRLGSWNGKRFTGTPDLPRDQFLKYDFILNKTHADYSYEILRPGALLTRLIVNQSGFVERFMRPIQNNNWTSIYSAPRDLCDNYSVCGAHMICKMVDQSHNCTCLEGFEPKSHTDWSRGCARRSALNCTHGIFQNFTGLKLPDTSLSWYDTSMSLVECKDMCLKNCSCTAYANSNITGEASGCILWFGELVDMREFSTGGQDLYIRMPPPLKTDQTTSNTNSGKKKLVGIILGSTVLAGVLMVGLTFYIWRKKQRKQEIEEDMELPSFHLATIVKATDNFSSNNKLGQGGFGPVYKGTLIDGQEIAVKRLSKSSRQGLTEFKNEVILIAKLQHRNLVKLLGCCIQGDEVMLIYEFMPNKSLDYFIFDQTRNKFLDWQRRNLIIGGIARGLLYLHQDSRLRIIHRDLKASNILLDKDMNPKISDFGMARLFGVDQIEADTNKVVGTYGYMSPEYAVDGRFSLKSDVFSFGVLVLEIISGKKNRGFSHPDHCHNLLGHAWKLWTEERALELLDNMSDRPYSVSEVLRCIHVGLLCVQQKPEERPNMSSVVLMLGSENSLPDPKQPGFFTERNMPAVDSSSGNHESSSINDLTISQLDAR; encoded by the exons ATGGAGATCGCTATGCGTACAGGCCTGATTAATTCATTTACTAGCATTACAATGCTTTTGGTTTGCATCTTCTTACTCTTTTTATCACTAGCCTTTGCTACACAAGACAATATCACTTCCAATGAATCCATTAAAGATGGCGAGAGTCCTCTAGTTTCAGCAGGTGGAACTTTTGAGCTGGGTTTTTTTAGCCCAGGAAATTCAATGAATCGATTTTTGGGAGTATGGTACAAGAATGAATTGTCAACTCATAAAGAAGTTATTTGGGTTGCCAATAGAGAAATTCCGCTTAAGGATCGTTCTGGATTTCTAAATTTCACCCAGCAAGGAGTTTTGCTTCTTTTCAACGGAAACAATGAAAGAATTTGGTCatccaacaaaacaacaaatgtTGAGAGTCCAGTTATGCAGCTATTGGATTCAGGAAATCTAGTTGTGATAGATGGGAAGGATAATAACTTCATTTTATGGCAGAGTTTTGAATATCCTTGTGATACGTTTCTACCAGGAATGATGATCGGAGGGAATTCACAAACTGGTGTGGATAGAAACCTGATATCATGGAAGAGCGCAGACGACCCTGGTCCAGGCCAATTTTCATTTGGGATAGATCGTCAGGGGTTTCCACAGCTAGTCATCAGGAATGGAACTTTGAAGCACTGTAGGCTGGGTTCATGGAATGGAAAACGATTCACCGGGACTCCTGATCTGCCTCGAGATCAGTTCTTGaagtatgattttattttgaacaagACTCATGCAGATTATAGTTATGAAATCCTGAGACCGGGTGCATTGTTGACGAGGTTAATTGTGAATCAGTCAGGATTTGTGGAACGCTTTATGCGtccaattcaaaataataattggacAAGTATATATTCGGCACCAAGAGATCTATGTGACAATTATTCAGTATGTGGTGCACATATGATTTGCAAAATGGTCGATCAATCCCACAATTGTACTTGCTTGGAAGGATTTGAACCCAAATCTCATACAGATTGGAGTAGAGGGTGTGCTAGAAGGAGTGCATTGAATTGCACACATGGCATCTTTCAGAATTTTACAGGGCTTAAGTTGCCGGACACTTCCCTTTCCTGGTATGATACAAGCATGAGTTTAGTAGAATGCAAGGACATGTGTCTGAAAAACTGCAGTTGCACGGCATATGCAAATTCAAATATCACAGGAGAAGCCAGTGGCTGCATACTCTGGTTTGGTGAATTGGTTGATATGAGAGAGTTTAGTACTGGGGGCCAAGACCTCTACATAAGGATGCCACCACCTTTGAAAACAG ATCAAACTACGTCAAACACAAATTCTGGTAAGAAGAAGCTTGTGGGAATCATACTCGGTTCCACAGTCCTTGCTGGAGTGCTTATGGTAGGACTAACCTTCTATATATGgagaaagaaacagagaaagcAAG AAATAGAGGAAGACATGGAGTTACCATCGTTTCATTTGGCCACCATAGTGAAAGCAACGGATAACTTTTCAAGCAACAACAAGTTGGGACAAGGTGGTTTTGGACCGGTATATAAG GGTACATTGATTGATGGGCAAGAAATAGCAGTGAAAAGACTTTCAAAAAGTTCTCGGCAAGGATTGACAGAGTTCAAGAATGAAGTCATCTTGATAGCTAAGCTTCAGCACAGAAATCTTGTTAAACTTCTTGGCTGTTGCATTCAAGGAGATGAAGTAATGTTGATCTATGAATTCATGCCCAACAAAagcttagattattttattttcg atcaaacaagaaacaaattcCTGGACTGGCAGAGACGTAACCTCATTATCGGTGGCATTGCTAGAGGACTACTTTATCTTCATCAAGACTCTAGACTAAGGATTATCCATAGAGATCTCAAAGCCAGCAACATATTATTAGATAAGGATATGAACCCCAAAATTTCAGATTTCGGAATGGCTAGACTGTTTGGAGTAGATCAAATTGAAGCAGACACAAATAAAGTGGTTGGAACATA TGGATACATGTCCCCCGAGTACGCTGTTGATGGGCGTTTCTCATTGAAATCTGACGTCTTCAGCTTCGGTGTTTTAGTCTTAGAGATAATAAGTGGGAAGAAAAATAGAGGATTTTCCCACCCGGATCACTGCCATAATCTTCTTGGacat GCATGGAAACTGTGGACGGAAGAGAGGGCATTGGAGCTTCTTGACAATATGTCAGATCGCCCTTATTCTGTATCTGAAGTATTGAGATGCATTCATGTGGGTCTGTTATGCGTGCAACAAAAGCCGGAAGAAAGACCAAATATGTCATCTGTGGTTTTGATGTTGGGCAGTGAGAATTCCTTGCCTGACCCAAAGCAACCTGGTTTTTTCACGGAAAGGAATATGCCCGCAGTGGACTCTTCATCAGGAAATCATGAATCATCATCTATAAATGACCTAACTATTTCACAGCTAGATGCACGGTAG